TctgaattttccttgaaaattaaattcaaaaaactattccgtggaaattctgaagaaagaaatttctgttgttaaGAATTAGAATAACCCATagagaaatacagaaaaatgtCAGTGGAATTTCATTGTCGAaacttcagttgattttttctaGCGAATGGAAAATAGCGAGTATCATGCTAAAAACGCTGCTGCTACCAGTTAAAGACAAACGGCGTCGCCGATGATTGTTGGACTGGGACACTCTAGAATCAGATTGGATGAGGTAAtagaaaaaaagtaatttccaaTCATTATTGTAAAGGGGTAATacgataataataaaaattgctaCAACAAATACATTCTAAATATTCTCATttctgaaatatcatatgattttccgatatatcgatattttcattccaatatatcggtcatatcgatactttgattcgattatcgtatcgaatcaaatatcgatattttgaagtatcggaacgtccctaagcAAAGGCGCATATATGAATTCCATATTAGAATCCACGGATCCCAGGacggaatcccggaggggaaTGCTTCGGAATTGTAAAGGAGATTAAACGTCATTGGCGGTGGGAAATGAGAAACGTAAACAATATAGAGATTACACTGATGACAACTGAACCTTTTTTCAATATGACGAAATTAATCTAAACGGAAGTTAATCTAAACCAAAAGTGTGTGAGTCATTTCTCACGAATcacaaatttatttcaaatatatttgtTATTGGGAAGTAAcagaacaaaataaaaatacttcACGCTTTAAAAAACtctttattttgaaaactcaacTCGATCACATTataattaatttagaaaaaaaaacatatctcGCATCAAATTATTTTTGTGTCGAAATCGCTTCGCGATACTACGCATATGTTACAAATCCTAAGATCAGTCTTTTGCTTCGACAAGGTACTCTACCCCgatttttaaacaaaatatCATTTCAAGTAGAAATCAGTTTGAAATGTTCCTCGAAAACTCTTTGTGTGATGAAAAATGCCCTGCGCTGATGAATGGTTTAATGGAAGAgaatatataatttttttttaatttcagaaAGTGTTTGTGATTTGGGTGTTTGAAGAACTTATACATATTCTGTTCAAGTGGGGTTTTAAAACGAAGCTTTCAGTATTGTTATAAACTAGTTTACTACACTAAATAACTCATTTACCAACAGCCTTTTTGGTAATAAGCGAAATGAAGAATGTACCTAACGACAAAGGAAGTAAGTCTTGCCAACAAACCTAAAAACAGTCGAAATTCGTAAGATATAAAAAATAAGGATTCATGTTTAAATCATACCTGGAAAGCATGCATCCATCCACCGGTTGTGTGTGCCGTTTTTCCAAGCGAGAACACTCCAAACTTGGCCAACGAATCCGACGTTGTAATCGATATGTACCACGGAACATCGCCTTCGAACTTCTTGATCATGTTGGTTTGCACCATCCCGGGAGTAACCACCTGGCACTCGACGCCACTTCCGCGAAGTTCGTGGTGCAGAGCCAAACTGAAGTTGGTCACGAAGGCCTTCGCCGATGCGTACATATTCAAGTAGGCGGCCGGTCGGTAGCAGGAAGTTGACGATATGTTGACGATGATGCCGCGCTTGCGGTACTTCATCCCGGGGAGCACAATCCGTGTCATCATCGATGTACTCAGAATGTTGATGTTGATCGTTGAGACGATTTCGTCATCAGAGTTGAGGTCAAAAGTTCGCACTGTTGGGTAGTATCCGACGTTGTTTACTGTTAACGAGAAACTAATCTAAGCCTCAActtatttgaaaaacaattcGATCGTTACTTACCGAGAATACCGATATCCAGCCCTTCGATCTGTTCCTTAATCATCTTGTAGATTTCTGGACCTCGGGAGAAATCCACCGCCACCCAACGGGTTTGAACATTGTACCTTTCGTAAATTTCGTTGGCCACCTTCATAAGCTTTGGTTCACTGCGTGATATCAGCACAATGTTCATGCCGTGGCTTGCCAAAATTTCCGCGTATCTTTTACCAATACCATCGGTTGCACCCGTGATAACTAGAAAGACAAATCAGTTGTATTGCGTTAATATCATTTGAATACTAATTTTTATAAACTATATAATTCTTTTTCAAACAACAACAgggctcatttttttttttggattctcTCCAACTGACAAAAAGTTATAAAAAGCATTCCATACCTGGgtacaattgaaatttttcgagCATTAACGAAAAAGGGtgtttcacttttattttgCTTACTACACTTATTTGTGTGTCGAGTATGGTCACGCACGGGGTATCGTACGGGAGGAAGGGCTtctcggccgaatgccactaggccgaaagttgttttgccgaatataccatttggccgaaaagaccattgagtagacgtctctcttctcactcctaatttatcaccctattcggccaactgtccttttcggccaaatgtcttattcggccaaatgtcctattcgcccaaatgtactattcggccaaatgacccttccggccaaacgaccttttcggccaaatgacccttccggaaaaactcctcTTTCGGACaaactaccctttcggccaaacgaccttttcggctaaacgatcctttcggccaaatgaccctttcggccaaatgaccctttcggccaaacgacccttccagccaaacgaccctttcagccaaatggaccttccctattcggccatatgtcctattcggccaaatgatcaattcggccggatgaccctttcggccaaataactttcggccagatgggtttcggcctagtggcattcagccaaatgactttcggccgaatgggtttcggccaaacgacttttcccATCGTACGGAAACTATGAATGAAATCAGCATCCCttgaaatatcaaaataaaagtgATTTAATATCTTATCTTTGACACGTTGCAACAAACTTACCTTTTCTGTTGTTGCTGGACATCAAAAAGGCATTGTTCATGTATGATTCATAATTACCCACCATCTGCGTTTGTTTTATGAAAACTGACTGACTTATCCATTTGTAAACAACCACAAGTTGCTTGAGATGTATTTGTTCTCAAATGAAATGATTTCTTCATTTGCCTGCTGGTAATGGAATACGTTATTGTATTTATTAGACTCTTCATCTATAGAACAATTCTGTATAACATATTGGAATATACAGAAGGTTGTAACATTCTATGAGAAGAGCACATAGAGTGTACCTTTCCTCTTCCATAGTACTACATTATTACAACAACGGCATAGGAGGTTTCGCAGTCAGCGATATAGCAATAGAAAGGAGAACAGACAACAACGCCCACGCCCGGCAAGAAGCACTACCCACATAATACCAAACGATATCGAGAGAGCTCAGAGCAGGAGAGCATGCGCACGAAGGTCGCAAACAAGGTCGAAGGACGAAACAATCCAGGCCCAAAAAGTCCTGGTTGAGGGCTTAGAAGTGAAGGCTCTACACGATGAGGTGACCCTCCAATGTAAACATCTGGACCGGCTCACGACAGCGGAAAAATCTTCTCGACCAAGGACCAAGGTGGAGTAGTGGTAGCACAGGCGATAATCCGCCACGATGAAGTTTCCGGCCATCGACGTAGTTGGTAAGCTGAAAGTTGGATGGTCAGTATGTCCAGCCAGCCTGTACCAACCACCGATAGTCGAAAAGTGTTTCCGCTGCCTCGAAGTGGAACACAAATCGTAGGTGTGAAAGGGCCGAATTGGACAACCTGTATTGGCGGTGCCGAGAAGAGTTGAGTACAGATACGAGGAAGCCGTGCAAATAACGTAGCACAACCTGTGGCAGTCAGTAGCAGAAGCGATCACGGAAGTCGCTATCCTGGCGGACTCATACCGCGTCCCAACAAATAACGAACGGATCCAGATGAGTGGCAATTTGTACGACGGGAAGATTCCCAATCCAGAAAGTGGAAAGGGATGAGGAGACAGTTATAGCGAAGATAAATGGAGTGTACTACTGAAGTTACTATGCCCCACCAACATGGCCGATAGACCAATTAACTCAGATAATGGATCAGCTAGCATCagacctggtgggtcgcaagccaGCAGTCATTGCAGGAGACTTCAATGCATGGGTGACAGAGTGAGGAAGAAACCGCTGTACTAACCGAAGAGGGCTAACGCTGCTGAAGGCCTTAGCCAAGCTGGACGGTCGTGCTGGCCTACGAGAGCCTACGAGCGAAACGGGGTGGAATTGATAATAGACGAAACATTCTGCAGTCCAAGAGAGAGTGGACGATGGTTACACCCATTTTGACCATTTGGCTATCCTCTACAGGATATGCAGTGAGGTAAGGAACATAAACCGGGGAGCTACTCCTAGATCCCGAGCGTGAAAGTTAGCCCATTTCTACCATGGTGACCTTCAGAGAAGCTATGGGTTTGGAGGAAAACACGGGAAGTTTGAGTGATAACGAACTGGTTGCACATCTGTCACGAGTATGCGATACTACGAAGAAGGCGCGATTATGGAATTGCAGGCCACTGGCATACTGGAAGAGTGAGCAAATTGCAGTCCTAGCCTCAGGGCTAGGAGAAGATTGCAAAGCGCTCGTTCACCGGAAGTGAAGGAGGAACGCATCAAGTTATTCAAAGCGGCCCTAAACTAGGCCTAAACAAAAAAGAGACACTAGCTCCTCCCGAGCGATGTCCAGAGAGGCTGGCGACGATAATTGAAATAGTTTTCTTGTAATATGGTCCtgacgaatctatgacaaaaggtcgacagacaaatagtcgaaaggacaaaagatcgaaaagacaaaactctGAAAgtgacagaaggtcgaaaggacaaaaagtcgaaagggacgaaagatcgaaaaggacaaaagattgTAAACGACAAATGGTCAAAAGGGACAAAAAATGAatgagacaaaaggtcgaaaaggacaaaaggtcgaaaggaacaaaaggtcgaaaggaataAAAGGtcaatcaagaacaagttgataacaagtcgGCTGTATTGCAAAGGAATTtgtaaaatgcattcaacgTCAAGCaatacactcatctcatcaatcaaagttaaagaatgatcaattttcaaaaaagcaataaTTATTATGAAATAATATTATGGATATCTAGATAGTCCTGGTAGGGATAAAAAGATAGttgatttaagaaatgaataaaccTTGTATTGTCCGAAAATgattgtctctttcgaccttttgtttcttTTGACAATTtcttcttttcgaccttttctctcttttgaccttttgtccggTTCGACGATTTGTCCTTTAGATCTTTTAtcgctttcgaccttttgtccttttcgatcaTTTGTCCCTTCGGCGCACGGAGCAGAAGCAGGCCGCCTTTGAGTAACGCAGATTATAAGCGTCAAAGAACATCTCCAACGTTGCGTAACATCACGATTGGTTGCGGGGGAGCTCACGTTGTAAGGGAACTTCTTGTCGGAGTAAAATAGATTCTTCGTCTAGGATTCCGCCGTACGCGATCGCAAACGATCACTGGCCTCGCAATGCAAACTGGGCGAAGTGCAGATGACAAGCCAGCTGAGAAAAACGAACGATGA
The nucleotide sequence above comes from Armigeres subalbatus isolate Guangzhou_Male chromosome 3, GZ_Asu_2, whole genome shotgun sequence. Encoded proteins:
- the LOC134219205 gene encoding inactive hydroxysteroid dehydrogenase-like protein 1, with translation MMFYGQLFLMGFGVYASFLWAYNTFLESLLGLIWGTIKGWFRNRPLTERYGPWAVITGATDGIGKRYAEILASHGMNIVLISRSEPKLMKVANEIYERYNVQTRWVAVDFSRGPEIYKMIKEQIEGLDIGILVNNVGYYPTVRTFDLNSDDEIVSTININILSTSMMTRIVLPGMKYRKRGIIVNISSTSCYRPAAYLNMYASAKAFVTNFSLALHHELRGSGVECQVVTPGMVQTNMIKKFEGDVPWYISITTSDSLAKFGVFSLGKTAHTTGGWMHAFQVCWQDLLPLSLGTFFISLITKKAVGK